From Nocardia sp. NBC_00416:
AGACGCCGGTCAGCCGTTCGACCGCCTCCTATCCGAGCGGCAGGCGCAGCGGGACGTCCTCGCTGTGCGCGAGGCGCACGATGATGTCGGCCGCTCGCACCGGATCGTCCTCCTGGATGCCGTCGGCGCCGGCCATGTCGGCCCGCAGCGCGACGAGCGTGTCACGGTAGCTTTCCGACACCGTGCTGAACTCGAGCTCCGCGTTGAACGCGGTACGGAACCGGCTCGGCTCGACGATCATCACGCGCACCCCGAACGGCGCGACCTCGGCCGCGAGGGATTCGGACCAGCCTTCGAGCGCGAACTTCGAGGAGCAATAGGCCAACACGCCGGGAAACGCGACCCGTCCGCCCTGACTGCTCATCTGCACGATCGTGCCACTACCCTGGCCGCGCAGCACAGGCAGCGCGGCCGGCGGTCCGATGTCGACGCGGTGCGATCAGCGCTCTCGCTCCAGCTGGGCGAGTCGGGTGAGGGCGGGCAGCGCAGCGGCGAGTGCCCGCTGGTGTGCGGGGCTGAGCTCGCGCACCAGCGGAGTCAGATGCCGGACCCGGTCGTCGTGACGGGTTCGCCGGACCTGCCTGCCTGCGTCGGTGAGGTGCACGATCACGGCTCGTCCATCGCTGGGGTCGCGGCGGCGCAGCACCAGCCCGTCGCGCTCCAGGCGCGCGATGAGTTGGGTGATGCCCGGCTGGGTCAGCTGCTCGGTCTCGGTCAGCTCGATCAGCCGCGCCGGGCCCCGATCTGCCAGGGTGTCGAGCACCGACAATGTGGTGAACGGCAGCTTCTCCCGTGTCGGGATTCGGATGTAGACGCGGTTGAAGTCCTCTATCGCCGCGGCGAAGGTGTCCACGTCGAAGGCGTCAGTGTCATCCACGCGAGCAACTATATCCTGGACTTATATAAATTGCTTAGATAAGTATCTTATATAAAGTGGGGTACCACATGGCTCAGGAGGACAGATGAGCGACAGAACCTGCGATGCCCGACCGTTCCCTTTGACGCCGTCGACGATTCACGTCCCCGATAGCGTGCTCAGCGATCTGCGGCAGCGCCTGGAGTTGACCCGCCTGCCCGACGATGTCGGCAATGAAGACTGGTATTACGGCGTGCCGCGCAGCTACCTCCAGGAGCTCGTCGACTACTGGCACAGCGGATACGATTGGCGCGCAGCCGAAGCCGAGATCAACACCTACCAGCACTACAAGACCGAAATCGAACAAGTGCCAGTGCATTTCATGCGCAGGCCGGGCGTAGGCCCGAATCCGACACCGCTGATTCTGACGCACGGCTGGCCCTGGACGTTCTGGCACTGGTCCAAGGTCGCCGACTTGCTGGCGGATCCGGGGGCGCACGGCGGTGATCCGGCCGAGGCGTTCGACGTGATCGCGCCCTCGTTTCCCGGCTTCGGGTTCTCCAGCCCGCTGGCGACCCGCCCCGATATGAACTTCTGGAAGGTCGCAGACCTCTGGCACACGCTCATGACCGATGTCCTGGGCTACGAGAAGTATGGTGCCGCCGGCTGCGACGTGGGCGCGCTGGTCACCGCGCAGCTGGGCCACAAGTACGCCGACGAGTTGTATGCCATCCATATCGGATCCGGACTGAAACTCACCATGTTCAACGGCGATCGTGCCTGGGATTTCAGTGGTGGACGGTCGATTCCCGACGGCTTACCGGCCGAGGCGCGCGCACGAATCGTGGAGCTGGACAGGCGTTTCGCCGTCCATCTGGCCGCACACCTCCTCGCCCCCAGCACTCTCGGCCACGCGCTGTCCGATTCCCCGGCGGGCATGCTGGCATGGATCCTGGAACGCTGGTTCAAGTGGAGCGATAACGGCGGCGATATCGAAACCGTGTTCAGCAGAGACGATCTACTCACGCACGCCACAATCTATTGGGCAACCAATACCATCGGCACCTCGATACGTCTCTACGCCAACCACAATCGCTACCCTTGGACGCCTTCCCACGATCGTCTCCCGGTCGTGCAGGCCCCCACCGGCATCACCTTCGTCGGCTACGAGAATCCACCCGGCATCAGCACCGCCCAACGCGTCGAAGACTTCCGCACCGGCGACCGCGCCGAGTGGTACAATCACGTCAACCTCACCGTGCACGAGCGCGGCGGCCACTTCATCCCCTGGGAGATTCCCGACCGATGGTCCGCCGATCTACGCCGGACCTTCCGGGGACGGCGCTGACACCTGGCAACTCGACACCGGCCGAATATCCCGCGTACCGCATGGCGGATCCGGCCATCAGTAGCCTCAGTCGAGCTGGTGCGATGGCAGGCCCACACCGACTCCGCCACGCGGCGGCGGCGATAAAGCCAGCCGTATCTACGCGAATCCCGTCCGCACCCCGGTGCCCACCCCTCACCTCAGTGCGGCAGCGCTTCCGGCTCCACTTGCGCCTTTTCATCGAATTCCGTACGCGCGGAGAGAATCTGATTGTGATTCCGCAGCGCCCACTCGCCCATGGCCTGAGTGACGCGACCCAAGTCCGCGCCCAGATCGGTGAGCGAGTACTCGACTCGGGGAGGTAACGTCGGGTACACGGCGCGCCGGACCAAGCCGTCGCGCTCCAGATTGCGCAGCGTGCGTGTGAGCATTTTCTGCGTAATGCCATCGAGCCGTCGGCGCAGATCGTTGAACCGGACCGGACCGTCACTGGCGCGCAACGTGCCGAGCACCAGCAACACCCACTTGTCCGCTAAGACGCCGAGTACGTCGCGGGCGGGACAGCGCCGGAGGTAACTTTCGACCGGGTTGGGAGAGGATGCCAGCTCAGAGACGGTATACATCAGGTACCTCGGGATCATAAGAGTGCCTTCTTGCCATTAGATACTAACGGTTGGAAAAATCAAGATCGTGAAAACAGTAAGTCAGCGAACTGTGGGCGGTCCCGATGTCCTCCGGACCGTGGAGACGGAAATGCCGCAGCCGGCGGCCGGCGAGGTACTGGTGCGAGTGGTCGCCACCTCGATCAACGCGGCGGATTGGAAACTCCGTAGCGGAGTGGTGGACCGGCTCGGGCCCCCGCCGTTCACGCTGGGACTCGACGTATCGGGAGTTGTCGCCGAGGTGGGACCGGAGGTGAGTGAATTCCGGCCGCATGACGCGGTATTCGGCATGGTCTTCGGAGCGAACGCGGAGTACGTGGTGGCGCCGGTGACCGCGCTGGCCCCGAAATCCCCCGGCCTGGACCACACCAACGCCGCGGCGTTGCCCACCGCCGCCCTCACGGCCTGGCAGGCGCTGACCGATGTCCGCCCCGGCGACCGGGTGCTCGTGCACGCCGCCGCAGGCGGTGTGGGGCACCTGGCGGTACAGCTGGCCAAGGCCCGTGGCGCCTACGTGATCGGCACCGCCCGCACCATCAATCACGAGCATCTGCGCAGGCTCGGGTCCGACGAGGTGATCGACTACACGACAACGGATTTCACCACCGCCGTTGCCCCGGTCGATATCGTGCTGGACCTGGTGGGCGGAGAGTACGGGGCGCGCTCACTGCGAGTGCTGAAGCCCGACGGTCGCCTCATAGACGCCCAGGGCAACAACGCCGCGGACGACCCGCGCTACCGGCGGCACTACGTGCGGCCGTCGGGAGCGGACCTGCGCGAGATCGCGACCATGGTCACCGCCGGTCGCCTGAGTGTCGATATCGACCGGGTGATGTCGCTGGCCGATATCGCCGAAGCGCACCGCCTGAGCGAGTCCGGCCGAGTGCGCGGCAAAATCGTGCTGACAGCATGGAATACCCCCACCTAACCCAGGTCTTTCGTCTGATCACGCATGGCGAGGTAGGTGTCGAGATGGCCTGAGCCGGTGAGAAGGTTGCAGCTGCGCGGGTCAGCCGGGCTTGCCGGTATTCAGATTCTGGCTGTTCGCGGAACCATTTACCGGAGACCTCGTCCATCTGCTCCTACCAAGCAATCACGCGACCAGCATGAAG
This genomic window contains:
- a CDS encoding MarR family winged helix-turn-helix transcriptional regulator, whose protein sequence is MDDTDAFDVDTFAAAIEDFNRVYIRIPTREKLPFTTLSVLDTLADRGPARLIELTETEQLTQPGITQLIARLERDGLVLRRRDPSDGRAVIVHLTDAGRQVRRTRHDDRVRHLTPLVRELSPAHQRALAAALPALTRLAQLERER
- a CDS encoding NADP-dependent oxidoreductase produces the protein MKTVSQRTVGGPDVLRTVETEMPQPAAGEVLVRVVATSINAADWKLRSGVVDRLGPPPFTLGLDVSGVVAEVGPEVSEFRPHDAVFGMVFGANAEYVVAPVTALAPKSPGLDHTNAAALPTAALTAWQALTDVRPGDRVLVHAAAGGVGHLAVQLAKARGAYVIGTARTINHEHLRRLGSDEVIDYTTTDFTTAVAPVDIVLDLVGGEYGARSLRVLKPDGRLIDAQGNNAADDPRYRRHYVRPSGADLREIATMVTAGRLSVDIDRVMSLADIAEAHRLSESGRVRGKIVLTAWNTPT
- a CDS encoding winged helix-turn-helix transcriptional regulator, with translation MYTVSELASSPNPVESYLRRCPARDVLGVLADKWVLLVLGTLRASDGPVRFNDLRRRLDGITQKMLTRTLRNLERDGLVRRAVYPTLPPRVEYSLTDLGADLGRVTQAMGEWALRNHNQILSARTEFDEKAQVEPEALPH
- a CDS encoding epoxide hydrolase family protein, with the protein product MSDRTCDARPFPLTPSTIHVPDSVLSDLRQRLELTRLPDDVGNEDWYYGVPRSYLQELVDYWHSGYDWRAAEAEINTYQHYKTEIEQVPVHFMRRPGVGPNPTPLILTHGWPWTFWHWSKVADLLADPGAHGGDPAEAFDVIAPSFPGFGFSSPLATRPDMNFWKVADLWHTLMTDVLGYEKYGAAGCDVGALVTAQLGHKYADELYAIHIGSGLKLTMFNGDRAWDFSGGRSIPDGLPAEARARIVELDRRFAVHLAAHLLAPSTLGHALSDSPAGMLAWILERWFKWSDNGGDIETVFSRDDLLTHATIYWATNTIGTSIRLYANHNRYPWTPSHDRLPVVQAPTGITFVGYENPPGISTAQRVEDFRTGDRAEWYNHVNLTVHERGGHFIPWEIPDRWSADLRRTFRGRR
- a CDS encoding SDR family NAD(P)-dependent oxidoreductase yields the protein MLRGQGSGTIVQMSSQGGRVAFPGVLAYCSSKFALEGWSESLAAEVAPFGVRVMIVEPSRFRTAFNAELEFSTVSESYRDTLVALRADMAGADGIQEDDPVRAADIIVRLAHSEDVPLRLPLG